AATGCCGCAGCCAGTTTCACAACACTTTTAGAAGTCCATTTTAGAGGAGATTCTGGGTCTCCCAGTGTCACTGGTTCAATCAGCGATTCTAAATCTGATAGCAGCATTGCGTCTTTTTCTTCAAGTAGTTTACGTCCAGCACCTGACGAACGAATTCGATTACTATCATCATTCGAGGTTTTTTCCCCCGAAGCGTCTAACAATAACCGTATCCCAGCATGGATTGTAGTCCGGGATAGTCCAGTTGCGAGCGCAACCTGACTCACGCCTCCCCAGCCCAGGCTTCGGGCTTCAATTGCTGCCCAAATACGCCGTGTTTTCTCATTCAAATAAGGCGATAACGAATCGTACTTGTCTTGAATGCTTTCTACTACCTGCTTATCAGACATATAAGCCTTTAATTCGGTTACATTCTGATCATCTTACCATTCAGCAAATTGTTCAAGTTATTTTTACATGATGCCTAAGAAAAGGCAGCTATGCTGGAGGGAACGATAGTTGCATAGCTTGAGAAGCTTATATAATAAGGGTTCCAAAGTACAGCATAGCTGCCCTCTGCCTCCTGCCTCATCATCCCAACAAACACCATTTTTTAGTGCCATTCGCTACTTGCCCGTCGTGCGGTAGCCGCCCTCTTTCTGCATTCGTTCGACTGCAAGAGCATCAGCAAGCGGAGTGATGAACGCATCAAATTATTTGATTTTAACTGGAAAGCTTGTTCCGCCTTCGTTAAAAAACAGCGATACGTTTTTATTCTGATTCACAAAATTTTTAGCGATCGCCATGCTTATTTGCCGACAATCAAGTATATCAGGAAGAAAACATACTAATCGTCTTGATAACCTCGATCGGCTAACAGTAAAATCTGCGCTTTTTTTAAAACACGAGCAGAATTTTTACCTGGAGAATTTCTAAATATCCATTCGTATACCTCAATACCTTAGCCAAAATAAGAGGATGAGGAGAGAGGGCCGATGTAGTAGAGTTATTGTCTCTCACAACGACAACTCAAAAACCACAATCAGCCCATGTCAGATATCTTATCACTGCTACAATGCTTGCTACCGCAGATAAACGCTACGACCAGGGCTATTTCATTCTAAAAAGCTGCTTGAGTGTGTCTAGTCCAAAAGAACATAAACGTTGAGCTTGTGCCATATTTTCAAACATATTACTGCGATATAAATTAAGTGAAAAATTGCGAGCAAGCACAAAAATTTGAGGAAGAGGAGTAGTGCGAATTCTAGATTTATCTTCGCCTTGAGTAACGTCTCGAACATAGTGGACTTTATTCTCAACACCCCAATATCCTCTGATACGTTCAGCAAAGGCTTGCACCGTTTCGCTTAAAGATGAAATATAATAACGGGTTTCATTAGTTACTTCAATCACATTGTGTGAAAACCTGACGCTCTGATTTGACTTTAATCAAAGTGGTAAGTCCAGGCCAAGGACGAATACCATCGAGATTTTTACAAATACTGACATGACGCTTTTCGATTCGACCATGCCCTTTATTTATCTGCTCATAAGCCAATTCTGGCGTGAAATTTGTTTTGACATCTTTGAATAAGTTAAGCTGATTGCCTTTTAAGGCGGCAATATAATCATTCCCACTATTTATAATCAACTCACAAGTTTTTTTGAGTATTAATAGCATCAAAAGCAAAGATAACCCCATTGAGAGCCAGTTTGGAAATCAACTCAGGTAAAGCAATAATATCATTAGTTTTGGCATCAACTTGAAATGGCTCTAAAATTAAGCCTCGCTCAACAATATAAGAACTAACTAACATCATCGCTGGATGCGAATCCGAGTTAGGGTTATCATTTTCAATCTGATATGAACCCTTGAGGACTTTACCATCTAACCCAACAGTTTCTCCAGTATTTGGTTGTACATTAAAGAATTTGCTCAGACATACGGAATAATCTTCGTAATCTACGTGTAATAAGGCACGACGTACAGTGCTATAAGATGGTAGTCTATTTTTTGGCGGTTGAAAAAGTTCAATCCACGGCTCACGGTAGCTTGAAATCCAGTCTCCAATTGCTAAAAATCCTTTGTTCCCTGCTGCGATGCCTACGGCGGGCTGCGCCTACGCCAATGTGAAAAGTGCCAAAGATAATGGTAGATTATGTCTCTGTCCGGCGCGGCGACGGGGGTCTTTTAGACCTGCAAAAGCTTTGATAATTTCGATTTCAGACACGGTAATAGATGCTTGAAGTAGAACTGGCGCTGCACCTTACCATATCGCGTCTACATTTACAATGAAATAGCCCTGTCGGTATTGCCTGGATTGATGGAGAACTCGAACCAGGAGAACAAGAATTTTTGCAATCTATGGCAAATGAGAAAGGGCTAGCTGACGATCCGGAAATTAAATCCTTATTATCGCCAGATTTACCAGTACAACCGGAAGAATGTTATAGCTGGTTACAAGCTTATTTAAAAAATCATAGTTCAGACAAAGATTTTCAGGAATTGTATCAAGTCCTGAACTCGTTGATGTACAGTGATGGGGAATTAGATAGCCAGGAAAAGGAACTTTTAGCAGAGCTTGTCAACGCAAAAGTAGAGAACGTCCCAAGTTACCAACTGACTCTAAAGTGTCGATTTATGAGCATGATGCTTAATAGCAAATTTCTGGCAAGCGTAGTTCAGATGAAGCAATCATCTGTTGTTAATCAAACAGCTTTAGTTACTGGGTACTATACTCGTGTTCCCTACCAAGTTTTAAGCCGTTTTAGCGTTAACGAAAATAACAAAGCAATTAATTACGAATTATCAAAGCTATATTTAACTGATAATTTCGCACCAATACACCAAGAGATATTTGCTGAAAATTTAGCAGTTATTGGCAAACTACCTGAAGAATTACAAGGAACCTTTCTGCGTAACGGGCCGAACCTTCAATTTCAACCACTTGGGCTATATCATTGGTTTGATGGGGATGGAATGCTTCATGCAGTAACTATTAACAATGGTCGTGCCAGTTATCGTAATCGTTATATTCGCACACAAGGGTTTGAGTTAGAACAAAGTCTAGGTAGAGCAGTTTGGCCAGGGTTGCTAAATCTTCCTCGGTTTGATGCTCCATACGGGTTGATGATGAAAAATCCTGCCAATATATCCTGTGTGTGGCATAACGGGCAGCTACTTGCTCTGTGGGAAGCAGGCGCACCTCATATTATCCAGCTTCCAGATTTAGAAACCCTTGGGGTACAAACTTTTAATAACAAACTCGCTTCTACCTTCACCGCACATCCAAAAGTAGATCCGGTAACAGGTGAAATGATGTTTTATGGTTTTGCACCCATCGCTCCACCTTATTTAGAATACAGTGTTGTTTCCGCAGATGGTGAACTAAAGCAAACTGTACCTATTGACCTACCAGTGCCAGTGATGATACATGATTTCGCCATCACCGAAAACTATATGATTTTTCTGGATATGCCTTTGTTATTTAAACTAATGCAATCAATAACAGGTCATTTACCAATTAAATTCGAGCCAAAACGCAAAAGCCGTATTGGTATCTTACCTCGCCACGGAGATAACAGAACAATTCGTTGGTTTGAAGTTCCAAGTTGCATGGTTATTCATACTGCTAATGCTTATGAAGATGGTAAGGAGGTTGTACTCATAGCCTGCCGTATGGACTACTTTAATCTGTTAATTCCTTCTTATAGTGATAGTGGTGAAATCACAAATTTTGATTTGGAAACTCTAAAATTATTTTGCTGGCGAATTAACTTGGTGACGGGTGTAGTCAAACAAGAGGTTTTAGATGATGTTCCTTCAGAATTTCCTCAAATTAACAACCAATTTATCGGTCGCAAAAGTCGTTATATTTATACTTCACGAGTAGCACCATATATGAAACCAAAACCTGTATTTGATGGTTTAATCAAATACGATTTAGGAACTAATAACTCCCAGAGACACGAATTTGGACGAGGACGCTTTGGTGGTGATACTACCTTTGTATCTCGTCCAGGTGCAACCGCTGAAGACGATGGTTGGTTGCTAACAATGGTCTGGGATACGGTGTGGTCAAGCAATCTGAGTTACTGATTATTGAAGCCCAAAACTTCATATCTGAACCAGTAGCGCGGGTAATTATGCCTGGGCGCGTCCCTTACGGTTTCCATGCTACCTGGATTTCTTCTGTTGCAATGGCTTAACCGACAAGCTCACTAGCACCAGCATGAAACCGAAGCAAAAACTTGTCTTTTGTTGGTGCTTTAACTCGAAATAGAATGGCACTAAGAAAAGCCGAAACGCCTGTGGGTTAAGCAGTGCCCAATGGCACATCGCCTTTGCGGGAGGTGGTTGGCGATAGTTACTATTAGAAAATTATTAGCAAACTCTCTCATGCGTTAACGTGAGTTCGACGGATAGAAAAGCCCAGAAAGGTTGCTAGATATGAATTTGCTCAACTGGGCAGCCCATAAAGCGATCGCTAAGATTGATTGAGAATGAGCAAAAAAATTACAAAAAAATGCCGAGACTAAAAATATCTAAGGAAAATGAGGTCTCGGCTATGTCTACGATTGTATCTCACCTCGATATCGTACAAATCTTCTGTGACGTAGATGATTTTTGCAACCAGTGGGAGAACTTGTGGCAACAAGTCTTGATAGAGCGCTTCCCAGTTCGGAAATTCTCGTTTGGTCATCATTAGTTACCTTTTCTATTGATAGGTGAATATAATAGCTAAGATGTCTTCCAAAAACTCAAGTGATTAAAGTCAGCTAAATTGCTTTATGCTTTTGGCATGGTAGAGTAAACAGATTGACGTTGATGCAATAGCTCAAACCATTGCCTCAATTTAGGATACTCTTGCTGCCAATTATGGCCAAATCTGAGGCTGTAGTAACCCAACCCTGATATAGCTGCAACATCAACAGCACTCACAGTTTCATTGAATAGGTAGGCTGAGTTAGTCAATTTTTGCTCAAAAACACCTAAAAGGCGATTAATGCTGGACTGATATTTAGCTTGGGTGGCAAAATCAGCTTGATTTCCTTTACGGGTTTCATACCACAATGCCACAATATTGTCTATCAAACTGTCTGCTAACTCTTCCCCCTGACGACAGCACAAACGCTCAATGCGATCGCCTGGATAAAAACTCGGCTGAGGATAAGTCTCGTCTAGATACTCCACAATCAGCGTTGAATCCCAAAAAACGAGGTCATTTTCATCTACCAATACCGGAACTTTCCCAATGGGAGATAAACTTAAGAATTCTGGAGATTTATTGTTAATGTCTGTTTCTTTGGGTTCGTAAGGTAGCTGCTTCTCTGCCAGGACAATTCTCACTTTACGAGCGTAAGGTGAACGCTGTGCATAGTATAAGATTCGCGCCATATCGCTGCTATAAATTCAGTATTGTGATTTCCTATTTTAAATCTAATTTTGAATTGATGAAGGCAAACAAGCGGCTACAAAACCGCAGGTGAATAACCCTAAAGTACCTCCGAAGAGTCTATGTTGATGAGTCTGGCATGGATAAACGCTCTGAGCTTGGGCTATGGATACTTTAGAGTTGATTGGTTGAAGCCTTTATGAAACAGCACAAAGCTTAATTGTGGAATTTGATTGATGTAGGTCTGCTGCCACTTAGAAAAATTGCGAACTACGAATTGGTCAGTCACCGGAAGCCATATTTGTGGCAGCTTGCAAGGAGGGAGGAGGCCGGAGATGCGACGGTATCCGATGTGCGCGAGACTCCCGCTTTTTCAGCGATTACAAAGCATCCGTGCGATGTATGGATTCAATCAACTCCTCAACTTCTTCTTCGTCCAGACATTGTTTCACTTGGGTGCAGAACCACTTGAATTCTTCCAGTTCTGTGTCCTTGACTTGGTAGACCAGTAATGTTCCTGCAACGCGGGCAAGAGTAAGAGGTGATGGAGAAACGTGGCTCAGTAGATCGCACGCATTCTGGTATATTTCCATGACTGATAATTCGTCCAAAGGAGATCCCAACTGAGCAGAAAGCTGTTTTAGATTCTCCTGAATAGATGAATGGAAGCCTGGATCTTCGGGATGGGAAAGAGGGTTACTCATAATTGTCGTTCAAATGCCATTGGATTGGGACTGGAAGCAATGTGTTGAATTGAGTTACTCTTTTGGGTTAACTCGTAGACATCGTTTCTGTCTGGCTGTTCATTTGGCTGTCAGCGTTGCTGCTGTTTGCGCTCTAGCAACTCCAAGGGAACATAAACATTCATTTCAAAACCTTGTTAGTTGCTTTGCGTCTAAGTTTTGTAGCCTCCTGATGACTTTCTAGAATTGTGGCACAAACTTCACGCCACTAAATGCTTTGAGATTTAAAAACCGACGACTTGGAAACTCAGCAACGAGACGATTAGGTACATCATACTCCCACTTAGAAGCTGCACCATTCCACCACCTTTGCCCCGGTAACTCTCACATGGGGAGTTCAAGCTACTCATCACGTCATGCCTTTGGTTTCCACTGTTGTTGTAAGGCTCGAATCAAAATCGGTTCGGAAAAATTTGCCTTTTATTCTCTTGCAACCACCGCATATAGTCAATTGTGCTTCTAAGTGTATTTTCTAAACATAAGTGCAAGCTTCTAGAGATATTTGAACTTCTTCCTTGCGAAAAGCTTACCCCAATGGCTAGCAATGCGCTTCGCACAAGCTTGAATATCTCGCACTCAACTGAGCCTTATGACTAAAACCACACGCTTAATACATCTCCCAAATAATCAGCAATTCCCATCAAATTCTAACAAGCCACTTGGTAAGCCTAACAGTCTCTCGTGAATCCACCTTTTTCGCCACCATTTATTTTTATTTACGCTTTGAAAAAAATTATTTGTAACCGTTAGACTATCGTATAATGACTGATTAATAGTTACAAACTACGCACAATGTCTTAACTATGAATGAATTCAATAATCTAGGAATAATTGAAAAGTTTATCAATACAGTGATGAGGGTAAAAACTGGCAATCAACAACGGTATCCAAATACATCAATAGCTACGATACAAGAACTAGATATCAGAGTAGTTTTAGTTTATACGCTAGGAACTCTTCTACAAATCGTAGTCATGATTTTCGTGTTGCTGGTCATGGAAAAATTAGTAATACTGATTGATAATAATTCTTCTTTTCCTAGTTGGTTTAGCACTTTATTTACTGGATTACTTTTTGCTGTATTAAGTATCCGTTCCCGATTTTTTTCTCTTTTAGATAATACTCGTTCTCGTCAGACTTACGATCAGGTAATCAGACCAAGATGGTCTCCTCCACCTTTAGTATTTCCCATAGTTTGGATGGTAATCGCCGTTTTACGGGTAATTTATTCTGTATTGGTTTGGCAGCAGATGAATCACCAATTTTTAGTGCTGCCTTTAATTTTGTTTGTGGTGCATCTGGCTTTAGGGGATACTTGGAATACAATTTTTACTGTAGAACGGAGATTAGGCGCTGCTGTCCCTGTAGTTATTTTAGGCCCTTGGTTATCTGCTGTAGTGGTGACGGTTATTTATTGGCAAACTAATCCTGTAGCGGGAATGACTTTATCATTTTCTTGTGTATGGTTAACTGTCGCTGCTGTATTGGTATTTAGAATTTGGCAATTAAATGGCTCGGAGCCATTGTATCCTTTAAAATTAACGCCTGTGGAGAAATAAATACCCAAAATTCACCAAGACAAGAAAGCAAGGAAAAATATCACTTGACTTTTGAGTACCACATTCAACATATATAAAAAACGGTAGATTCTTAATCTCTCTACCGTTTTGTAAACTCTTAAATTTGAGACTTAATTAAATGAAAATAGCACTCTTCTACCGTTGTGAATACTCCCTCGCTTATAACTAGTTCTAAAGTTTTTTTAGAAGTGAAGGTAAAAGTATTTACCATTGTTAATTACTTGCCGTATCTCTTCACACATTGGGTATTCACCTACCCACTCAACCTTACATAAGCTTTAGATCCGGTGAATGCAATTCCCTAGCTGGTTGCGAACGCTTATACTACTGGCAGAAAATTTGACCCCTTAAAACTTTTCAAACACCCTCTAAGCACTAACTAATGCCTTTAATTCCTCAGTTTTTAATCTTGGCCCATAGGATGTAACAATCTTAGAAGCTGCGGTCGATGCTAATTTTCCGGCTTCTTCATAGCTCATACTTTGGGTAATTCCATAGAGAAAAGCTCCTGCATACATATCTCCTGCTCCTACTGTATCTATAGCTTTTACTTGAGGTGCAGCGATTTCGATTAATTCCTGACCGTCAAATACTACTGAACCCTTGGAACCGCGAGTAATGGCAAATTTCTTACTCAAGGTTTTTAGTTTGTCTACAGCTACTTGAAAATCTTGTGTATCTGCTAGTTCTAATGCTTCACTTTCATTAGCAAAAATCAAATCTAAACCAGGCCCAATGATATCTAATAACCCATCTTTAAAAAATTTCACCATGTTGTAATCAGATAAGGACATGGCGGTTTTTACACCTGCTTTTTCAGCTATTTCTCTAGCCTTTATAGCTGCTTCTTTTGCTGTGGGAGAAGTCACTAAATACCCTTCTATATATATGTATTCTGAATCAGCAAGCGCTGATGATACTAGTTCTTGTGTAGAAAATTTTTCAGTAATTCCCAAAAATGTATTCATGGTGCGATCTGCATCAGGAGTTACTAACACCAAACATTTGCCTGTAATTCCTGATTGACGGTCGCCATTTTTTAAGTTGGTATCTACCTGAGAGTTGAGTAAATCTTCGATGTAAAAGTCTCCAAATTCATCATTAGCCACTTTACATGAATAAAAAGCTTTTCCTCCTAATTGACTAATTGCCACCATTGTGTTCGCTGCTGAACCTCCACAACTCTTATGGCAATGAAGATTTTTGAGATTTTCCAAAATATGATTTTGACTGTCTTCATCTAGCAGTGTCATTACACCTTTGTCAATCTTTAGCTCTTGTAGTAACTCTGGAGATACTTCGTATTCTATATCTACTAAGGCATTACCTACACCATAAACATCATATTTCTTGCCCATTGTTTATCTCCAAGAATAATTTCTATCTGACTTGAACAGAACTGATAATAACAGATAGGCAACTCCCTAAGAGTTGCTTGTCGAAAATTTCGTAGATCCACATTTCTTCATGGTCTTTAGGCTACAGTACTTTTATTTCTGCGAAGAAAATTCTCTCCGAAAGCGGGTTATTCATTTTCAAGCATGACTTGTCGATACAGGATAGCCGAGAAACCGTTACCTGGATGGTGAAGAATTTGCATGGTAGCCGGATAAAGGAATTTTGGAGAAAAACAATTCTGAAAATCAGCAACCAGATGCTAAAAAACAAGAACCAAATGCTGAGATTTCAGAGAAAGATGCTGGCTGTGAAAAAATGCGTGCTTTGTTACGAAGCATCTATTTCAGGTCAAAGTCAGTCAGAGCGACGGTTCTGTGAAATCTCAGGAACTACTCAGGAACAGCTAACGAACTCTTTTGAAGAGTTCGTTAGCTGTGTCTCTGACACGCTTACACGGATTTCGCATGAGGAGGAGACGGCTCACGCGCCTTGGGGGGCGCGTCGCCTCAGACTGTTGAAAGCTTGTCAGAGAAAGAGAAAGACTTGCCTGTGGCAATGGACTGCACGGCGCTAGCGCTTGTAGATGCTGTACAAAGTAATCCCGCTTCGTTGTTGGCTGAAAATCAGGATTGTGGTGTTGAAGTGGCATTTCCTCATGAAGGTACTTGTTCCGCCGCGCCCGTTGCTCAAAATGAATTTTCTT
The Nostoc punctiforme PCC 73102 genome window above contains:
- a CDS encoding ISAs1 family transposase — encoded protein: MAAGNKGFLAIGDWISSYREPWIELFQPPKNRLPSYSTVRRALLHVDYEDYSVCLSKFFNVQPNTGETVGLDGKVLKGSYQIENDNPNSDSHPAMMLVSSYIVERGLILEPFQVDAKTNDIIALPELISKLALNGVIFAFDAINTQKNL
- a CDS encoding carotenoid oxygenase family protein → MANEKGLADDPEIKSLLSPDLPVQPEECYSWLQAYLKNHSSDKDFQELYQVLNSLMYSDGELDSQEKELLAELVNAKVENVPSYQLTLKCRFMSMMLNSKFLASVVQMKQSSVVNQTALVTGYYTRVPYQVLSRFSVNENNKAINYELSKLYLTDNFAPIHQEIFAENLAVIGKLPEELQGTFLRNGPNLQFQPLGLYHWFDGDGMLHAVTINNGRASYRNRYIRTQGFELEQSLGRAVWPGLLNLPRFDAPYGLMMKNPANISCVWHNGQLLALWEAGAPHIIQLPDLETLGVQTFNNKLASTFTAHPKVDPVTGEMMFYGFAPIAPPYLEYSVVSADGELKQTVPIDLPVPVMIHDFAITENYMIFLDMPLLFKLMQSITGHLPIKFEPKRKSRIGILPRHGDNRTIRWFEVPSCMVIHTANAYEDGKEVVLIACRMDYFNLLIPSYSDSGEITNFDLETLKLFCWRINLVTGVVKQEVLDDVPSEFPQINNQFIGRKSRYIYTSRVAPYMKPKPVFDGLIKYDLGTNNSQRHEFGRGRFGGDTTFVSRPGATAEDDGWLLTMVWDTVWSSNLSY
- a CDS encoding carotenoid oxygenase family protein; translation: MVKQSELLIIEAQNFISEPVARVIMPGRVPYGFHATWISSVAMA
- a CDS encoding glutathione S-transferase family protein, whose translation is MARILYYAQRSPYARKVRIVLAEKQLPYEPKETDINNKSPEFLSLSPIGKVPVLVDENDLVFWDSTLIVEYLDETYPQPSFYPGDRIERLCCRQGEELADSLIDNIVALWYETRKGNQADFATQAKYQSSINRLLGVFEQKLTNSAYLFNETVSAVDVAAISGLGYYSLRFGHNWQQEYPKLRQWFELLHQRQSVYSTMPKA
- a CDS encoding TspO/MBR family protein, yielding MNEFNNLGIIEKFINTVMRVKTGNQQRYPNTSIATIQELDIRVVLVYTLGTLLQIVVMIFVLLVMEKLVILIDNNSSFPSWFSTLFTGLLFAVLSIRSRFFSLLDNTRSRQTYDQVIRPRWSPPPLVFPIVWMVIAVLRVIYSVLVWQQMNHQFLVLPLILFVVHLALGDTWNTIFTVERRLGAAVPVVILGPWLSAVVVTVIYWQTNPVAGMTLSFSCVWLTVAAVLVFRIWQLNGSEPLYPLKLTPVEK
- a CDS encoding adenosine kinase, with translation MGKKYDVYGVGNALVDIEYEVSPELLQELKIDKGVMTLLDEDSQNHILENLKNLHCHKSCGGSAANTMVAISQLGGKAFYSCKVANDEFGDFYIEDLLNSQVDTNLKNGDRQSGITGKCLVLVTPDADRTMNTFLGITEKFSTQELVSSALADSEYIYIEGYLVTSPTAKEAAIKAREIAEKAGVKTAMSLSDYNMVKFFKDGLLDIIGPGLDLIFANESEALELADTQDFQVAVDKLKTLSKKFAITRGSKGSVVFDGQELIEIAAPQVKAIDTVGAGDMYAGAFLYGITQSMSYEEAGKLASTAASKIVTSYGPRLKTEELKALVSA